The following proteins are co-located in the Nonlabens ponticola genome:
- a CDS encoding GIY-YIG nuclease family protein produces the protein MAHIKNRLFYVGVTNNIKQRVFDHKHATFGTHTGHYNIKQLVWYEKHDQPLEAIRREKQIKKWKREYKINLIESINPEWIDLAADWDFTRYLTSKERFK, from the coding sequence ATGGCTCATATTAAGAACCGTTTATTCTATGTGGGCGTTACAAACAATATTAAGCAACGAGTCTTTGACCATAAGCATGCGACCTTTGGGACACATACGGGTCATTACAATATCAAACAATTAGTTTGGTATGAGAAACATGACCAACCGTTGGAAGCGATCAGAAGAGAAAAGCAAATTAAAAAATGGAAACGAGAGTATAAAATCAATCTCATAGAGTCCATAAATCCTGAATGGATCGATCTTGCGGCAGATTGGGATTTTACTCGCTATTTGACAAGTAAGGAAAGATTTAAATAA
- a CDS encoding enoyl-CoA hydratase/isomerase family protein: MTAPYVKTTTENQIQTIEFFHPAHNSLPGDILAQLAQAITDAGNDDATKVIILKSGGERTFCAGASFKELIAIDDAQTGEKFFMGFANVINAMRKCPKFIIGRVQGKTVGGGVGVASATDYCFATKFASIKLSELNIGIGPFVVGPAVERKLGLSGMSQIAINANEFYSPEWAQQKGLFAEVYESTEAMDEAVQKFAENLCNYNPEAMKHMKEMMWSNCNHWDTLLAERAKISGKLVLSEFTKKTLKRFK, from the coding sequence TTGACTGCACCATACGTAAAAACAACTACAGAAAATCAAATACAAACCATAGAATTCTTCCATCCAGCGCACAACTCGCTGCCAGGAGATATTCTGGCGCAACTTGCACAAGCCATAACAGATGCTGGTAATGACGATGCCACCAAAGTCATCATCCTAAAATCTGGTGGCGAGCGCACCTTTTGTGCTGGAGCCAGTTTTAAGGAATTGATTGCCATCGATGACGCTCAGACTGGTGAGAAATTTTTTATGGGATTTGCAAATGTGATCAACGCCATGCGCAAATGTCCAAAGTTCATAATCGGGCGTGTACAAGGAAAAACAGTTGGTGGTGGCGTTGGTGTCGCTAGTGCAACAGATTATTGTTTTGCAACCAAATTTGCCAGCATCAAATTGAGCGAACTCAACATAGGTATTGGACCCTTTGTGGTTGGTCCAGCGGTAGAACGCAAACTAGGATTGAGTGGTATGAGCCAAATTGCGATCAACGCCAATGAATTTTACTCACCAGAATGGGCGCAACAAAAAGGATTGTTTGCTGAAGTGTATGAATCTACCGAAGCCATGGATGAAGCAGTACAAAAGTTTGCAGAAAATCTATGCAACTACAATCCAGAAGCCATGAAACACATGAAAGAAATGATGTGGTCTAATTGCAATCATTGGGATACTTTACTTGCGGAGCGAGCCAAGATTTCAGGAAAATTGGTGTTGAGCGAGTTTACTAAAAAGACCTTGAAGAGATTTAAGTAG
- a CDS encoding acyltransferase — MAIYSFKGHIPVIHESSFVHPQASVIGNVIIGENCYVGPSAVIRGDWGEIILEDGVNVQENCTVHMFPGKSIRFRESAHIGHGAVIHGANLGRNCLIGMNSVIMDDAIIGDECIVGAMSFVKAEAIFEPRSLIVGNPAKKIKELSDEMIAWKTAGTRLYQQLPADCQATMNEVEPLREIPENRPVQEDFYKTLQEIKKK, encoded by the coding sequence ATGGCAATTTATAGTTTCAAGGGACATATTCCAGTAATCCATGAGTCCAGTTTCGTACATCCACAGGCGAGTGTGATTGGCAATGTGATCATCGGCGAGAATTGTTACGTTGGGCCTAGTGCGGTAATACGTGGTGATTGGGGCGAGATCATTTTGGAAGATGGTGTCAACGTGCAGGAAAATTGTACCGTACATATGTTTCCAGGTAAAAGTATCCGCTTTCGTGAAAGCGCACATATTGGCCACGGTGCCGTGATCCATGGAGCTAATTTGGGCAGAAACTGTTTGATAGGAATGAACAGCGTGATTATGGATGATGCTATTATCGGCGATGAGTGCATCGTTGGCGCCATGTCATTTGTAAAAGCTGAGGCTATTTTTGAGCCACGCTCTCTCATTGTGGGCAATCCTGCCAAAAAAATCAAAGAATTAAGCGATGAAATGATCGCCTGGAAAACTGCTGGAACTAGACTCTATCAGCAACTACCAGCCGATTGCCAAGCTACTATGAATGAGGTAGAACCGCTAAGAGAAATACCTGAAAATAGACCTGTTCAAGAAGATTTTTATAAAACGTTGCAGGAGATAAAGAAAAAGTAA
- a CDS encoding S41 family peptidase, translated as MKTVIIISVVFFISNFTRVSASVDCDCKQELNFYYNSLKEIESYEQIKGSNEQEFDELYADLIHSISGNVTRVECFRKISQLSALIKDEHALPIMKGFPIEKGDSLTNPTTLAQLRSSDYFQELPRVSMNLDSLQTVLEPRPIDKVEGLYPLKDMTLGIVKTSNNEYISVVITSESDLWEPGMIQGYYTQLPSGNFQVTFAQLSHKQWYTVRNENFANGRFFITRLKKENLPQFYDIIDENEAKFSYKRINKDVDYLRMGSFSRMTNNVAQSKELLAQVEGKLNGDHLIFDLRNNSGGAARVSKPYRKLIKKFAKNGKVWILLNKYSASQAEITALSLKDLDNVKLVGHNTFGASSYGSNYGKVSVSPSGNFYHTVTDMNVSENLEYEEVGVPVDIELDLQTDWIEQVLKLTAMRDVDNESAFAKA; from the coding sequence ATGAAAACTGTCATCATTATCTCAGTTGTATTTTTTATCAGCAACTTCACTCGAGTATCTGCATCAGTTGATTGTGATTGTAAGCAAGAGCTTAACTTTTATTATAATTCACTTAAAGAGATTGAATCTTATGAGCAAATCAAAGGATCAAACGAGCAGGAATTTGATGAGCTATATGCTGACTTGATTCATTCAATCAGTGGTAATGTGACTAGAGTTGAATGTTTTAGAAAGATTTCTCAATTATCTGCGCTCATAAAAGATGAGCATGCGCTTCCAATCATGAAAGGTTTTCCTATCGAGAAAGGAGATAGCCTCACTAATCCTACAACGCTAGCACAGCTGCGATCTAGCGATTACTTTCAAGAATTGCCTAGAGTTTCAATGAATCTTGATTCATTGCAGACAGTACTTGAACCAAGACCTATAGATAAAGTTGAAGGATTATATCCTTTAAAAGACATGACATTGGGAATCGTCAAAACTTCCAACAATGAATACATCTCTGTCGTCATAACTTCAGAGTCAGATCTATGGGAGCCTGGTATGATTCAAGGTTATTATACCCAATTGCCATCAGGTAATTTTCAGGTCACATTTGCGCAGTTATCTCACAAACAATGGTACACTGTGCGCAATGAGAATTTTGCAAATGGTCGTTTTTTTATCACCAGACTCAAAAAAGAAAATTTGCCTCAATTCTATGACATTATCGATGAGAACGAGGCCAAATTTAGCTACAAGCGCATCAATAAGGATGTTGACTACCTAAGAATGGGTAGCTTCTCTCGCATGACTAATAATGTAGCACAATCTAAAGAGTTACTTGCTCAAGTAGAAGGTAAGCTAAACGGCGACCACTTAATTTTTGATTTGCGCAACAATAGCGGTGGTGCAGCTCGAGTTTCAAAGCCTTACCGCAAGCTGATCAAAAAATTTGCTAAAAACGGTAAAGTCTGGATTCTATTAAACAAATACTCGGCTAGCCAGGCAGAAATCACTGCATTAAGCTTGAAAGATCTTGACAACGTTAAATTGGTGGGACACAATACCTTTGGTGCATCGTCCTATGGCTCCAACTACGGCAAGGTTTCCGTTTCTCCATCGGGCAATTTTTACCACACGGTCACCGATATGAACGTTTCAGAAAACCTAGAGTATGAAGAAGTTGGTGTGCCGGTAGACATTGAGTTAGATCTACAAACAGACTGGATTGAGCAAGTTCTCAAATTGACTGCGATGCGAGATGTCGATAATGAGAGCGCTTTCGCGAAAGCGTAA